The DNA segment GTGCGGACGGACGTAATTCCGTAGTTGGGCCCCATTACCCGAGACGTTGGCCTGAATTTATAGAGCCCTGAGGAGAAGGCACGTGGGATATATATAAACGTTGTAAACCGGACGCGATTCCCTACCCCTTATACTGCTTATTCAACCCACCCTTCTCTCATTCTTTACGTTACCACTGTAAACCCTCACGTGCCACCAACTCTCCCTCACACCCAGTCTCTACATAACGCCAACGGAATCGCTTTGCATACCATTTCGCACAATCTCGAGATCTTAATATCGACTGTAATTTAGGAGAGGCTTTGGTCAGTTTTCCATCCCATATTACAATGTTAATGGCacgtttattttcattggctGATAAATGTCGTGGTCAATTTTCTTCGCTTATTCATTACCTTTCAGTGGctggaaaatttcataaaaaaattcttttgtcctgcaaaaatatttcagaggGGTGACGGgggagaggatttttttttctcgttgccTCGGGACTCCACGTTTCCAACTGATGAATGtggtattcaatttttttcatttattcatggGGCTTCCACACGTCAACGGtttcgtgaaaaaattattttgccaTTCGTCCGATTATTCCAGAATCGTCGAAGGATTTTTCAACGAGGGAAGTGAATTATTTCTTTCACCAGTTCTTCAGAGTCTTAGGGGCATTTTTCGGATAATGATAAGAAAGACTCATCAATTTTcctctatttcttttattcaacaaatattttccgaGGATTTAATATCGAGATTGAAAATCAGACCTGGAAAGgtcgataattaaattactgTGAAAgcttgattaatttttaaaatatcctttgactcgggggaaattatttctttgtGTGACAGAATGACTGATGggaaaatttcgaattttttttttcaattctgctCTTGAAAGAGAATGTAGCAGTGAAAGCGCTCTTTTCGCTGTTTATTTCCGCAGTGCATTCGGGCATCTGAATTAAGTGAGTCACTAAAGATGATAATTAGTGGATAAGTGCCCGCACCCACAGGGGTTGAAACACTCTCTGCAACGCAAGGCCGACTTTTCTAGTCCCACTCGTGAAGAAGTTCAAAACCACTTTTCCCTCGCTGCACGTATCATTCCACCAAAAGGAaaactgtaaaataaaaattcccactTCGCTGTTTCAACTCGTGTcaatatttgatatttttttcgctctATAATTGCAAGACATAAATCAGAAGTTcatggaggatttttttttatttgctccTGGGAAAACTAACACGAAAATAATACCCGGTTGATTGGCAATTTAGCTTGAGATTGCCGACAAGGCGTTCGTCGTAGTTGGTTAGAGAAAGAAAAGGGAGAAAATGGGGATATAGACGAAGGGAGAgagtaatataaataaaatggagCTGGAGAGGTCTAAGTGAGGGCGCAGCGGAAAGATGAGATGTTTGCCATTTTGTTGcgcaaataaaaatcatgaaaattaaaaaaaaatcttcaacaaAATCTGCCCCGAGATATCAGTATTTTTCCGGATTAAAATAACCCCCAGAGACAAATTGAAAGTTTAATGAAAGAACGGCAATTTTAAGATgtaaaaccaaaaaataatggagCCTTAAAAATCAGTTAAATGAAGTGATATTGATGCTGAAATTAAGAAAATCAATCCTTAAACTATAGTGacagtttttttcattaaaaaattatcatatctCTTCgcggataattttcattggtttTAATCGTTCTCATTTGACTGAGGGGGAGACGAAAAGTTTCTCCCCACTGCGGCCCACTCGGATGAAAAACGAGGGCCGATAAATTTTGACAGTATTCTGTCCATTGCATTGCAATAATACCGGACCATATATTAGAGGTATACAGAAATGTATAGACCCACGTTTTGGAGGGGAGGTGTAGCAGGGTGCTTTCGTATAGTTTGCACGGTAACATATTACGAATTAATACCAACTGCTACGGTGAAATATTACTGCAAAATACTGACCGTTATTTCGTTTCATACCGCCTACCCCCCCGTTCCCCCTCACGTTTGCCGAATGTTCGAACCCCcgttgccattttttttttcaactgcaaATTGTTACATTCGCgttttctttcaaatttattcGACGCCAACTATCGAATACTGGAAAAAATCGAGCGCCCGTTGATTGGACTTTTTTTCCgggtttttatttctttttttggagagagagaaagggagcAAAAAAAGTGCGGAATATTTCTGGGCACTTGTCGGTGGCTTTTTGGCTCGTTGGGTCCAATGATCGGTTGATTCGCATGTTTAATTGAGGGAGAAAgaagaataataaatgaaaaaaaagagccgaAGAGCTCTCGACGTCTTCCTCGTTATTTCCAAtgtttttgccattttttattgaaattttctcgcGGTCATTACTGAATAATGGTGCGTATACATATCGTCTAATGTCGGTTTCATTAAAATCCTTTTATTATTCCTACTCGAATCATTTTTATCGGGGAGACACGATTTTTGGAATTAATCGCGTGTGACAATCATGCGACAATTACTCCCGTCTCGCCTCGACGTTAAAACATTCATTCGCATTTATCAGGGAGGAGTGAAAGGCGATTTATGTGGTTTGAAAAAATGGCGAAGCGCCGAGGGGGGGGAGGGCAACCATGAGTTTTGACACCGGAGATAACATATTCGTGGATAACATTGGCATTGATTATTATCGCCATCGGGGTGATTAACCGCAGAGTGAAATTCTGATGCGTTAAATGAACTTATCAGCTCGTCATGATTAAATTCATGGATATTTTCGAGGTATTTCTCGGATTTTGGGGAGCCGCGATGGGCATTCCAGACTTGTAGGGTAAACAAATTCCGgtgataattgattttattttatatatatttctgtTGTGTGTTTAAATCCGATATTTGagaattggaatttatttggaaTGAGGCCGCGATGTTGGGGGGCAAGTGGAAGTGCATGGAAGGACACTCGTCAGTGGTCGGACGTGATAATTTATTCTGGTACACGGGTGTGGGCTAGACCCGAGGACCACCGTTCACCGACAACACCACGAATAGACCACCGAGCGTTCAATGTCGATGTCACTTCGATCCAACGTGATCATTTAAATCCACCGtcacttgataaattaattcagcgattttttcaaatgaaaagtgAGGCTATTGCCTTGACTCTCTACTTCCAAGGCCAGTTAGATATTttacagagacagagagtgagacacAGAGGGTCCGAaaatttctggattttttctgacagctgattttttaatattaataggCAATTACTTAGCGTTTACTCTTTTATTCGGCcgtgaaatattcattttgcgattttttaaagtggaaaaaaattaatgaggctGGGGAAAAAGGAcgcattgaaattttaatgctGATCCCTTTGGGCTGGGCGGTCTACCCGAGGATTCTACTCCTGCGTTATTTTCGTTTCAGcggtaaaaaattttatatttttaaattgaagtcaaataaataaataaatttatctgtCCAGACCTGGAAGATTGCAATTAACAAATTCAAATCCATTCAGAAtattcggaaaaaatattaaatatcacAGGAAATATTAAGGTCAATGGAAATAACCTACCGTATGGGCTCTATCACTCTAAAGAAATTCAACAAAAGACCAACTAAAAAATCGGTGGACAGAATAAACCCGAtgcccaggtaggaaaaaacgaatgggccaaccttggtacaagcacggccgccgagctgccgtagctcggcacccgggctccagccaaactcgcgccgaacttggctagaccctgggatgataacacggggccaggcctgggaccgaactttggccagacttcggtcgccgtactttggccgcactctgggcttaccattcggcccgaaattggcccaggcctgttgccgaactttggccgcactctgggcttaccattcggcccgaaattggcccagacctattgccgaactttggccgcattctgggctgaccattcggcccgaaattggcccagatttacgaccagagctgtggccaggctccaaccgttgcctgtattgggttcagaatcaccaataaatatatgaacggtatatctgataagcagacatgtatttattaccttcaacattatacagaaaacagttttattatgtgacaaaacttatatttaaatttattaaatctattgacaaaaaaactcagccaatcaaaaacttttttcctcctatcgacatagtacatgttttcatccgattttggttgaacagttaaagatatgcagtgtttgtatctccaattttcatgaaagataatcacaactatgagatttttccgcgaacagaatatgaaaactcaaaaaaatgattgcaggtataaattgtagaaaaatcttttgtggattattttcatccgcttttaaaataaataatctacgtagatcatttgaatccgaaatttaatacgacataccatattaagtcttaataaactctctcttacaatctaataatattagcagtcagtcttcagaattcgaagattgtattaacaaaatatccaacaaaataacgcaccaatgttattttttaaattagtagtttagaattgataaattatcgtgcttcaattcaagcatgaaaacagtcattataatagcaatattatggataatttattccgctatggatgataagaattaattcttatatccatagacaattgctgatacgaattatcctgataagaattattttttcatctcggaaagacgtcctttttttacaataatgtcttctccatctgcaactccggaacatagaatgatatttagttgcattgattgtgtgctagttctatataatattgcttattatattcactctttcaaacaaacttagaaatataaaaaagtcttggataggattacatataactaattaatttcaacccttaaatttgaaatctttggggaatatggacgcagtccgattgtgaaacttcaaccttataaatattatttgacttgaatcaccaaatactgaaaacagctctcaatggctgaaattactttcattagaatttttcttaaaaattaaaaatccacttattatttttccctttaaacttttggacataatatttaatccctgaaccaacaacggatatttattcccgtgatctaacttatgaggaaatgacatagaaaatactttattatgctaagatacatcacattttccaattgttatttccatcttctggatttccgacctcgccaggagaaatataataaatataattaatacttcaatgacagccgaatactaaacaatattcatatattaatatatattctgcccaatgaaacgcctcgcgataaaaatatattgataatataaacttttcctattaatcgtaccttttatcaagaatatcacaactaatacaattacgaaaatgaattaatggagtcatattaacacagtgattttacaattccatttatcccggaaaaatgaagtattatcgattggtatcaaaggaacaaactgaattattctcgttatgatgacttgacccgcgttgtcgttccttacccccaccctctcgatcgccagaacgtgacaaccaagtacttacttctgacattatcttcttctcatcagtgctggatcctattacctcaattatcacatcaatcagcactttgcatactgtagtgttataaaaatttttctttttctttccgccagcttcctttccgtaaccagaatagtgcagtgacactgtcttcctcagaaccgcagataggatagtggaaacacatattttcatctcttttttattgcttatcaaaactctcatgaataatcgctaaaaataaaagaagggaaatttttttgaatttatgaacatgagaagacatctttgggctcatcgccagcgggttggttctataaccaaagcgttccagtgacgtagacttgagtcccggtgatgaaagattttttcatcaccagaaaacgaacccagtgcatgtgtcaccgcccaatttattgattttacataaaaaagaagaaaaacgatcaatttcagatatattaccagtgtttctacgagatttgggtccgttgtcaatatcgcttcgtattcctggaacttatcatccatttcaaatggtagtggcgtagacatctgcttctgtatttcaagcaagctaggaccagaagctggggctagattagtgccaatgattgtggtcttgagctcattcatagactgctttaaatcgtaagccatcctgcgtcttaaattttcgagcttttcatctaattgctgatcaaagtaatctcgaagggagttcaggattcgacgttcattatcagcataatgactagatgacaactggttttgtggtcccagcatttttggcatcttagcagggtgtaccatcattgatcgtgaagtttttggagttcctgggctcacaatcgaattcaatccgtcttcagcgcgtgtagtagacgatgcacgcctttttcggttaccttatgaaattaaaggaggaccaaacgatataaattgatgggtagcagcatcagatgaaaaaaaaactacccaagcccccaccaaaaatatataatataatctaattctatataagttccgaattttgtaaagaatgttcaaaatataaattggaccattttcaaatatttataaatataaattttttcatgcgggaggaacttggccgatgattggtcatggaatatccgagccgattttacctgaagcgttatggactagtggtgaaggaggtgtcaaatgaagttcttttcttgtatttctcgctgagtccatcgattttgtaggtgactgcagaattccatcggaggaatcattgctctcagattcatcagtttcgacgtctttaagcaaagtaatattcttccttgaccgctgtttaaatgataaacatgcacctggaaattattgaaaatgatgatttatccctgcccggatcatttaattaacacgaacttagaattacgtgctacagtcccatattacctcaaaattgatttattacctgttggtacagatcgcgatttactcgacatttgcaaaaagccagaattattttgagcctttgaggctcgaatctcctcaggattagctataagacaatcatgattttcgtcttcagagtcagatccactctggtaaatgctttgaaatcttgtctttggttttgcttgtatacctacgaaattttacaagtttgtagtgaagtagtaacacaacgtaagttgtctccagcctttgttttttatagctatttcaaagtggggaaagaatgcatgcatttgaaaaaatattttttttgtagaacctatcgctcctacaaaaaaggtttctatcaaaattttaccattttccgtagatgttcactttgatttacctcttcacaacagaattataatgctttcctacataagagatggtggggaaaaatggaacgtttctcgtcccctcaacattccaatgcttttatgtataaacaatcatatcaagtgtaaatcataaattttccactttatcttgttcgcacgtagtgatttctgttagcgactcaattttttgatgagtaaagaattgcaataaaaaaaaataacctaatatttttcgaccacaacataataaaaattttcttataaaatcattcaatgcgattctctcttaaaacgatgtttcgagacaaatacacatgtaatgactgcacagatacataattaatatttattttgtaaaagatttcaaaaattcggtcaatctaattcccaatttagggaacgatgggtcttttgatgttaaat comes from the Diachasmimorpha longicaudata isolate KC_UGA_2023 chromosome 11, iyDiaLong2, whole genome shotgun sequence genome and includes:
- the LOC135167479 gene encoding uncharacterized protein LOC135167479 isoform X2 — protein: MSETSHPSRDPKNLSEPFAVIEFLEKNEKGLPCIDLVPKKWFNSAEEDTCKFPPTTEYHLLDDYLEKLHSPKDSWQSYPFCFITGAADLDQGRRRLKKAQVTLNCETTDGENDRKGGRSETSSKAKISAKPLTASKSQLNNIFSTKIPIPPRNQTPKSGACLSFKQRSRKNITLLKDVETDESESNDSSDGILQSPTKSMDSARNTRKELHLTPPSPLVHNASGNRKRRASSTTRAEDGLNSIVSPGTPKTSRSMMVHPAKMPKMLGPQNQLSSSHYADNERRILNSLRDYFDQQLDEKLENLRRRMAYDLKQSMNELKTTIIGTNLAPASGPSLLEIQKQMSTPLPFEMDDKFQEYEAILTTDPNLVETLRLFMRVLISNKKEMKICVSTILSAVLRKTVSLHYSGYGKEAGGKKKKNFYNTTVCKVLIDVIIEVIGSSTDEKKIMSEVSTWLSRSGDREGGGKERQRGSSHHNENNSVCSFDTNR
- the LOC135167479 gene encoding uncharacterized protein LOC135167479 isoform X1, translating into MSETSHPSRDPKNLSEPFAVIEFLEKNEKGLPCIDLVPKKWFNSAEEDTCKFPPTTEYHLLDDYLEKLHSPKDSWQSYPFCFITGAADLDQGRRRLKKAQVTLNCETTDGENDRKGGRSETSSKAKISAKPLTASKSQLNNIFSTKIPIPPRNQTPKSGIQAKPKTRFQSIYQSGSDSEDENHDCLIANPEEIRASKAQNNSGFLQMSSKSRSVPTGACLSFKQRSRKNITLLKDVETDESESNDSSDGILQSPTKSMDSARNTRKELHLTPPSPLVHNASGNRKRRASSTTRAEDGLNSIVSPGTPKTSRSMMVHPAKMPKMLGPQNQLSSSHYADNERRILNSLRDYFDQQLDEKLENLRRRMAYDLKQSMNELKTTIIGTNLAPASGPSLLEIQKQMSTPLPFEMDDKFQEYEAILTTDPNLVETLRLFMRVLISNKKEMKICVSTILSAVLRKTVSLHYSGYGKEAGGKKKKNFYNTTVCKVLIDVIIEVIGSSTDEKKIMSEVSTWLSRSGDREGGGKERQRGSSHHNENNSVCSFDTNR